ACAGACAGCCTACTCTTACGTATCTTTATTTGGCCTACACGGCTTATCCGAGTTGAAATCTAGGATCTTTCGTGTTGGCAAGATATTGAAAACCAAGAAAGAAGTTGAAAAAGAACTTGAAGATTCATCTCAGGAAGAGAACCAGATTTTGAGAGCCATGCTGGATATACGATCAAGCGGACAAAATCTTCTGCGATCTTTAGGTCGAATCTCTCAAATTTCCAAACTCTTACCGCAGTCAAAAGACTTCTCCCCGATAATTGATTTAGTTGAATATAGTCTGATTAATAATTACTTAATTTGTCTAGATGACATTGAGCGTAAAGAAGATGACTTAACAATAAGACAGATCATGGGTTATGTTGATGAGATAAGCAAGAGGAAAAAATGCAAGGTTATTCTGATATTGAATGACAAAACTCTTAGTCAACGGGATTTAGAAGAA
Above is a genomic segment from Pseudocalidococcus azoricus BACA0444 containing:
- a CDS encoding P-loop NTPase fold protein, which translates into the protein MNSTATIENTLNSFFSENKFSVLVLRGAWGIGKTYFWENYISEKINKKEIEQTAYSYVSLFGLHGLSELKSRIFRVGKILKTKKEVEKELEDSSQEENQILRAMLDIRSSGQNLLRSLGRISQISKLLPQSKDFSPIIDLVEYSLINNYLICLDDIERKEDDLTIRQIMGYVDEISKRKKCKVILILNDKTLSQRDLEEFNKYREKVVDLEIEYQPTIRDNLLKVFELNYLFFEDFVNVFQILNVSNIRIFTAYSSLSWYTFSEAVS